The Desulfatibacillum aliphaticivorans DSM 15576 DNA segment GGGATGCATCCTGTCTTCCGTCGGCCTGTCCCTAAAATTGGCTGACCTGTCCGCCGCACTTGTTGTTTTGGGATATGGAGCTTGCGGGGCGGCCATTGCTCTTATTTTATTGAAGGAGTTACGGCGTAATGAGTATCACGGATATTAATAAGGCGGCCCGGACTCCAGGCTCCCAGCATGGCTTCACGCTTTTGGAAGTGGTGAGCGTCCTGCTGATAATCGGCATTCTCTCTGCCGTGGTTATCACCCGGGCCAGCATGTCATTGGACGTCACCATGGTGGCCGAGGCGGAGGCGCTCAAGGCTCAGTTGCGCTATGCCCAGAGAAGGGCCATGACAGGCGGAGATCCCTGGGGAATCAACATTAGCGGCAACTCCTACTCCATGTTCCAGTATGATGGAACTCGCAACACGGTTTCCATGCCGGGGGCGACCGATACTTCCCGCAATTTAGGATCGTTGGGGATTAGCGTGACCGGCGCCATTGTCAGTTTTGACTCTTGGGGCAGGCCTTGCACGGGCGACTCAGGAACCTCGCCGCGCACCAGCGATCTCACCCTGACCGTATCCAAAGGCAGTGTGTCCCGGACAATAACGGTTACTAAAAATACGGGGTTCATACCATGAAATGCTTAATCTTTAAAAATTCCAGCGGTTTTTCCCTTTTGGAGATTATTGTGACGCTGACGGTCGCCGCCGTCCTGGCCACCGTGCTGATTGCATTCACGGGGACCGCGGTCCAGCGCGCCGGCGAGCCGGCCGCCCGTTTGAGCAACATATACGGCCTGCAGCAGGTCATGGAGAACATAACCGGGTATTACGTGGACGTGGCCCATGGAGAAGATGCTCTGTCCAGGCTGTACAACGCCATCGAAAGCGAAGACACGGACCCTTCCACCGGTTTCGGCGCTTACAAATCCTCCAAGTCCTGGGTGTATTACAATGCCAGCCGTGAGGAAGTTACGTCCAGCACACAAACGGATGACACCATGCTCAAAGTCGTTTTGGAGCCAGTGGCCGGAGAATCCACCATCAAACTCACGGCCTTTTTTGTGAGATAAGCAGGCCCCGCGCCTATTCATTGGAGATTATCCATGAGAAGACATACTAAGAACAGCGGGTTTACTTTGGTTGAAATGATCGCCGTTCTGGTGATTGTGGGAGTTCTGGCCGCCGTGGCGGGCATGGGAATCGTCAAAGCCGCGCAAGCCTTTGCGTTCAACAGCGAGGCGACGGCGCTCTCGCAAAAAGCGGAGCTCGCCATGGACCGCCTGCGCCGGTCTTTGGAAAACCTGACGGACATTTCCTCGGCCGCTTCAAGTTCCATCGGCGTTTCGCGTTTGAGCGGCGAAACCATTGTCACCGAACGCTACTATGTCAGCGGAAGCGACTTGATGCTTACCAGCTCGGAAACCGGCGCCGGGACCAACACCCTCACCGATCTGGTCGACTCTTTCAGCCTGTCTTACAAAATGGCCGATGACTCGGCGTGGAGCTTCGGCTCCAATCTCGAGGACCTCGCACGCATAGAGTTCACCCTCACCATGGAAGGCCCGAACGGGACCAGCATGTCCTTCGCCAATTATGTGGTGCCCAGAAACACATATATTCCGGATATCCAGAGGCGCTATTATCCGGCGGGCTCCACCACGGGGTCCGCTCCGGGATGTTTTGTGGCCACCGCGGCCTTTGGAAGCGACTCCGACTCCCGGGTTTTCGCCCTCACCCAATTCCGGGATCAATACCTGACGCAATACAGCCTGGGGCGCTGGTTTTTGAATTTTTACAATGAGAACGGTCCGGGCATGGCCCAGACGCTTCACTCCCATTATTGGCTGAAATCCCTGGTGCGGCTGCTTCTTCTCCCGGCGGCGGGATTCGCCTTCCTGGCCATATACTTTCCCTTGGGATTTGTTTTAATCGGCGCAATGGCCTGGCTGCTGGCCCGGCTGGTCATTGCGGCCCGAAATGAGCGCAGGAAAGCGGGCGCCGCCCCTGCAGGCGCCTCGGGCGCGGTGCTTTTAAGCCTGGTGATCGCCATGGTTGTCATGGCCGCCCTCGGAGCAGGCATGGTTTCCATGTACAGCGCCTCCAATACGTCTTCTGCGGCCACCCCCTTTACCGCCAGGGCTCACTATATCGCCGAATCCGGACTTCGTTACGCCGGGTGGATTCTGGAAGACAACCTTAACGATGACACCTTCATCACCACCGATTTGCACAAAAAAACCTTTGCCGTGGATGATGACTCCTTTTATCTGGAAATCCTTACCTACTGGTACGACATAGGAACCTCCACAACGCCGTCTTCCAACCTCAGCGCTTCCGCTTGGGGCGGGCTGCCCAAAAAAGTGCTGACAATCCCTGATGACGCCGGAGGATTCCTTACCGTGGAAAAATCCGATGGATCCTCGGAACTGGTCAGGTACAACAGCATAACCGTTAACGCCGCATCGGACGATATAGGTTTTAGCCTTACTTCGACGCCTTCCGGAACATATAAATCCCGCGGCCGCATTTTGCCTGCGGCCAAGATTCCATCTGCGGGGACCATCCGGGCGGCGAATTTAGGCGATTCATCCGGCGACAACCTGGAAATCGACCTGGACTCTCTTGCCGGCGAAAACGACACCTTCCTTTTCCCGAA contains these protein-coding regions:
- a CDS encoding type II secretion system protein; translated protein: MSITDINKAARTPGSQHGFTLLEVVSVLLIIGILSAVVITRASMSLDVTMVAEAEALKAQLRYAQRRAMTGGDPWGINISGNSYSMFQYDGTRNTVSMPGATDTSRNLGSLGISVTGAIVSFDSWGRPCTGDSGTSPRTSDLTLTVSKGSVSRTITVTKNTGFIP
- a CDS encoding type II secretion system protein; amino-acid sequence: MKCLIFKNSSGFSLLEIIVTLTVAAVLATVLIAFTGTAVQRAGEPAARLSNIYGLQQVMENITGYYVDVAHGEDALSRLYNAIESEDTDPSTGFGAYKSSKSWVYYNASREEVTSSTQTDDTMLKVVLEPVAGESTIKLTAFFVR